In Phragmites australis chromosome 16, lpPhrAust1.1, whole genome shotgun sequence, one DNA window encodes the following:
- the LOC133895655 gene encoding protein GLUTAMINE DUMPER 2-like: MRPGVGFNGTAAAAAKAVVAPAAAGSAAHSAWHSPVPYLFGGLAAMLGLIAFALLILACSYWKLSGYLEGGAGRGDEDGSGADSAKPPASDLPPPIWEEKILVIMAGDVKPTYLATPMSSRASSFGDRSSKGEEDETKKVQEVSMASIKDAENGEHSESRREREEHHIPEV, encoded by the coding sequence ATGAGGCCAGGAGTAGGGTTCAATgggacggcggcggcagcggcgaagGCCGTGGTTGCTCCCGCAGCCGCCGGCAGCGCCGCACATTCCGCATGGCACTCGCCGGTGCCGTACCTCTTCGGCGGCCTGGCCGCGATGCTGGGCCTCATAGCCTTCGCGCTCCTCATCCTTGCGTGCTCCTACTGGAAGCTGTCCGGCTACCTGGAAGGCGGCGCCGGCCGCGGCGACGAGGACGGTTCCGGCGCCGACAGCGCGAAGCCCCCGGCCTCGGACCTGCCGCCACCGATATGGGAGGAGAAGATACTGGTGATCATGGCCGGGGACGTGAAGCCGACGTACCTGGCCACGCCCATGTCGAGCAGAGCGTCCTCCTTTGGAGACCGTAGCAGcaagggggaggaggacgagacaAAGAAGGTGCAAGAAGTCTCCATGGCCAGCATCAAGGATGCTGAGAATGGTGAGCACAGTGAGAGccggagagaaagagaggagcaCCACATCCCTGAGGTGTGA